In the genome of Notamacropus eugenii isolate mMacEug1 chromosome 7, mMacEug1.pri_v2, whole genome shotgun sequence, the window CTACTTCATGCTTTAATATGGTGGAGACTCGAGGCAGAGAAATGAACCAGAGGGCCACTGCAATTGTCCAGGTGTGGGACGATGAAGGTCTGTATCAGGACAGTGGCCATGTGGCTGATGTGTCCAAGAGATATGAAGGTTCAAGCAATAAGggttgacaacagattggatatgtctGTGAGTGgcagtgaggaatcaaggatgacagcAAGGTCGTGAACTTTGTTAGTGACACCCTCAACAGAAAGTccggaaggagaggaaagagaatgagtttagtattggacatagtgagtttaagatgtctatgggaaaACCAGTTCAATGTGATCAACAGGCAGTTGGTATTGCAAGACTGGAATCTGGGTGAGAGGTTAAGGGTCAATAAGTAAACTGATAATAATCCACATAAAGATGATCAATGAACCCTGAGAGCTGATCACCACTATTCACCAACTGAGACAACAGAGGAggagaaaacaaagccaaagaacAGACGCTTGGGGGGCACTTACATGGGTAAAATTTGGAGGAAGGTCTAACAAAGGAGACTAAGGAGTAGTCAACAGGTTCATAGAGaaaatttggagagagcagtATCTAAACCTAGAGCAGAATGTCTAGGAGAAGAAGGTGGTCAACGCTgccaaaggcttcagagaggccaaGGAGGATGCAGACTGAGAAGAGCCTATTACATTTACATTACTACATTATTGGTAACAAGTTTGCCAACTGTGGTATGGCGGCTAAATATTTTTTAGATCTCTATGAAGACTACTTCCAAATGACACATctagagaaatgaatgaataagtgaaaacTCTGCAGAGGTCTGCATAAACCCCCGTGTGCCTATATATAATTTTCAAGACTACTCCACAGTTCCTATACTTGGTAGTCCAGCAAGAGGCACCCAAGGAACCATCTTGTTATGTTTCTCCCAGAACCAGTTGTTAGAGAATTCTCCTTTTTACTATTCTAAACTTGATAAACATCAACAAATCTGGGGGGTGGAGCCAGGATGAGGAGAAAAGGTAGTGATTCGCCTGAACTCTCCCCAAAACCTCTCCAAACACCTTTCAATAACGCCATAAAACAATTGCCgaagcagcagaatccacaaaaggatggaatgaaataattttccagctcaAAGACAACATAGAAAGGTCTGTCATACCTGTGGAAAAATGGAGCATGGTCCAGTGCAAGGTATACCAGCACAGAACAGGCCCCAGCAAACTAGAAGCAGGCCTTGGAAGCCGCTGAATCAACTTCTGGAGATCTTAGATAACACACAGTAAGGGGATcgaacaactgatcagaaagagattaccaGGGTCTGAGGCAAGACTCTGCTGTTTTGCCCATACTTAGATCTGGGTCCCAGACCTGGGTACCAGGATAAGGGGAAGCACTAGCTCACCAGGGCTTGCGGTGGAGCCatgcagaaaagagtacttgcggtcactcacagaccagagcacaggtcaggagatctgatgcaaagtgaaatgtactgtgtacaaagtaatagcaatattgtaagacaaTTAAGTGCTGACTTAGCAGTATAATGATCCAGGACAACtcagaaggacttatgatgaatgACATTCAtacccagataaagaactgatggtgtctgaatacagattaaagcatatttttttaactttatttttcttgagattttttgggggtctgctttttttttcacaacatgactattatggaaatggtTTGCATGACCATACATttatatcctaaaaaaaaaaaccgcccttttattcttttgttaaCTATATATCAGTTATCATGTATTCCTTTTTAATAcatgtattatttttaaagttcactttttaaaaattttgggttatgaatactctcccttcctccagctCCTCCAtcacacattgagaaggcaagaaatatgggaaatcatgcaaaacatattttcacattagcaaTGTTGCAAAAAAATAAGGTGAgcaaattaagtgaaaaaattatttttcaatctAACTCAGACATcactctctggagatggatactATTTTCTTCATGAGGCCATCAATATTAtcctggatcactgtattgatcagagcagctaaatctttcagagttgatcatcattactGCTGTTACTATACAAAACGTTCTTctagctctgctcacttcattttgtatcagttcataaataTCTTcccgggtttttctgaaaccatcttgttcgtcatttcttataacacaatagtattcaatgACAATCATCTGTCACAAAATGTTTAGACATTCTTCAGAAGACGGGCATCCttgctgtttccattttttttccaagacaataaaaaaagctgctgtaagtatttttgtacaagtagatcctttttctttttcttcaatctctgtggaatacagacttagtagtggtattcctGGGACAAAGGGTTTCATAGGCCTTttagtatagttccaaattcttctccagaattactggaccaattcacaactcaaccaacaatgcactagtatCTCAATTTTTTCTGTGTTCCcacatttttaattttccttttctttcttgttggtcaatctgataggtgtgaggtggcacctcagaattattttcatttgcatttctctaataaacgatggggtaggtaggtggcacagtgaatgagTTTGATAAATCCAATGACCCATGATTTTAGAGGCAAGacctcaccatttgacaaaaatttctgggaaaactggaaaacagtttggaagaaactaagtatagatcaatatctcataccatataccaagatcaCAGTGGATAAATGAGTTAGACTAAGTCTaagagtgatatcataagtaaattagaggagcatgggaAAATgaatctgtcagatctatgggtaaGGGAAAAGttgatgaccaaacaagatatagagagcatcacaggaagtaaaatggataattttgattacatgaaattaaaaaacttttgaacaaaaccaatacagctgaaaacagaaggaaaaacaaggaatcaaaaaaaaaaattactgcaagTTTCTCTAAacaaggcctcatttctcaaatacacagggaacgatcatatttataaaaatgtataaaaatatacttatatttatacaaatatttatattttataaatctacaaatatacaaaaataagagccatttcccatttgggatatggtcaaaggatacgaacaggtagttttcagaaaaagaaatcaaagctatcaatagtcacatggaaaaatgctctaaatcactatcaattaGACAACTTGGCTTCGCTTCTTCTCCAGTATGTCCCCCTTTTTATatagaaataaagagaaggaaCATGATTAGCATTGCTCCAATTCCTTTCGCTCTTCCTTCTTCACCAAACCCCGGTTTTTACTTTTAATCTCTTTTAATCACACCCTCTGTAATtacaactgttttattttttactgttcTTCCACTTTGCTCATCCCTTTTCCCTGCTGAGTTTGATATATTCACACTCCAAACTATAGGTGTTCAACCCTCCTTTAGTCAGTCCAAATGAGACTGTCCATTCTATCCCAGTCCTTCCTCCACGCTTGCATGCCTTTTTTGTACAATTCAATTTTGCAAAATAGTTAAGATCATCTCCCTTGTGCCTTATTTTCTTCTGCTGTgtattccttcttcttttttgtcttaaaaGGAACAAAACCACACCCAAGCCATGTCTCAAAGGACACCACTCTTTCTGTTAAAATGCAATTACTCCATCAGTgtttttccagtcatttttcagtcatgtccatctctttgtaaccccatttagggctttcttggcaaagacactctCTAGAGCGACTGCCGTTTCCTTCCCCAGTCCTGTGTTGCAAGGCAAACTGGTTTTAAGCCACTGTCCTTCTTCttttggagtatcatattccaaggttATCTCTACTTTGTAGCAGTCCCTTCCAAGTCTTGGGAAACCTGGAAGGGAAATCTTGTTTCCTTagttcatgaatttttttttcctctctacttGCAATTTTCCCTTTGACCTGGCAAGTCTGGATCTTCGCTATGActttccttggtgttttcagtttggggtcTCTTATTTTCATGTTCTCTGGTTATTTCCTTCTAGCATCTTATTTCTTGAAACATGGTGTATAggtttttgtttggtcatgatttCCAGAGTCCAGTGGTTATTTCTCATAGAACCGTTTTCTAGTTTTTATAGTAGACAGATGCCTTACCTCTTCCTTGATCTTATTCTATTTCTTATCCTGGAGTCACTGAATTGTTTGATAAGCTAATTCAAATTTTTAGTGCATTTGCCACTTGAATAATCTTTTCCATCTTCTGTTTTAAGCTATTTTTTCTCcatccaatttttcctccccagAATTATTTCTTCCCAACTATACTTAAAAAgtattgaacatttttttttctcagtttgtaatttttaaggagttatccTCTTCTGGTTTATTTCTTTGGAATCTCTTGACCCATGGTATTTGTGTTGTTTTCCTTCAGAGCTTGGGACCTTATGCCAGTCCGGTTCTACCGTCTCTTAATACCCTAGACTGGGTCAACTACATAGGATTACTCGGTCCTGCTTCCTCTATACTCCGGACACCTGTGTCACTGCCATTCTAGACTTAGGATGACTTAGGCCCACTCCCTCAGTCATCTTACACAAACCACAATCAGGAGATGGCTCCATCCCAGCTTGTAGTGCTGACCTCTCTTAGGGACCCATGAAGGCACCCTTGCACAGACACTGAAGTTGACACTAACTCTTGTTGAGGCTCATCCCTGACCCCCTTGTACACCTACAGGGACCAAAGGCCTCCCACtcgaggcagctggtggcacagcagatagtgTTCGGCCTGGAGTTACTTTACCTGGCCTCAGGCAagatgtgaccctgagcaactttCACAAACTTTCtaagtttcctccactgtaaaatgtgaatagcACCCAGCTTTCagcactgttgtgaggatcaaagtaaatttgtaaaagcacttactGCTCTAACAGTGCCCACCACATCATGGGTACTACATAAACCCCAcaattccttctctccccttatCAGGTCTGACAGGTCAGGACTAGGATGTGGCTTCATCTTCTCCATTACTAGAGCTCACAGCCTCCTTCCTACCCTCTTCAGAGCTCCAGCTTGTTCCTGGCATGCTTAACAGAGTTCACATTACTTCCCAGTGAAACTCCCCTCCTAGTTTCCACTGGGGCTTCTGAATTTTGTACAAGTCTGGGTTGAAAGCTTACTTCTGTTTCTCTACAGTTATATCATTACTTAGGGTTCCTTTCCAGATTATCTGCTAGAGGGTAAGTGCTAGGGAAGTCCCACCCTTTAGTTCAGCTCCAACCAGGCACCATGCATACCTGCTGTCATGACCTATAAAAGGGCAAATAAGTGCTTCTATATTAGatatcattttcagatgaagacacATTAAAGAGCTATAGGAATAAATTCACAGTATCAagcctttttattatttatatatagaaatgtcCCTTTAGATGTTCATTTTTAActtcaaaaatcaagagaaaagcaGGCTTGCTCTAAATTTAAGGTAGATTTCAGCCTCTAACTAGGACAAAACATCAGTCcttaagtctttttctttttgctcgtcttcttgtacaaaatgagtaATACGGAACTGTTTTTGACATAGTagcacatgtgtaatctatatctgattgcttactgttcCAGGCAAAGGATTGGAGAGGGACAgatacaatttggaactcaaaactgaaaaagtttagaaatagttttaacatgtaatgggggaaaaacagtatttataaataaaaaaataatgcctATACTTGGGGACTATCCTTCTGGGACACCCCAAAAATCTTTCTTCGCTGGATTTAAATAGCTAGCAAGAGGGCTCCTTCTCCTATGTGGTTAATGTTCCTTTTGAAGTGACATGAAGACACTGATGTGCTCTAGCTTCATCATTTTCTTACTCCTCACCCCATATATATAACACAGCTCTAAAAGATGTACTACCCACCCTATTCATTATTGCCATTTTCCACAAGGGCCTCCCAGAGTTTCAAAGTAGACCACAACTATCTATAGCTAAGGTTATTATACCCAATTTCATTGGGGAGGGTAAAACTTGACAGATTTCTGGAGGTTTAGATTATAAGCCAGTGTGACagaaaaaaaccagaaataaTAGAAAGTCATAAACTCCAACTCACTTCTAAACCAAagctgtattttaaaatattgtggcAATTTAAACCAAAGCTTTTACCATCCTTTCCCTCACCGAAGTCAAGACAATCATGTTCCTGTGACAGACTATATATAGCCAAGTATTAGAAGTTACATATTCAACTAGTTTACAATTCTAGATAGACCTCTAGCCCATGCAAAAATTCAAGGCTGgtctaaatattttacaaagattTTTATCAACTTTAAGATGATAATGACCAACTTTTCAGAATTAGGAagtcaatttttcattttctaatgGCACTGCACTACAACTGTATCagtaattttaaaagtcaaattactACCTAAGATTCCCAATGACATCTTGTCCCTCCCAAATTCTGTTCATTCAGAATCTGGCATACATTTCAGCATCCGCATGGAAAATCTTCATGTAACGGCCCCTTGTGATGAAAATGTCACCTTGGAAAGCCTGAAACACTGTCTCTTCAAGCTCTAGAGACCTGAATTAACTTTTCCTAGTATAGTACATAAAAAGGTAAGGAGGTATAGGCACCTAGACTGATGTTTCTTGTGATAATGTGTTTACATAAAGCATTTGGAGGTTTATGAAGCCCTTTCCTCCCTAAGCTGGACAGAgcggttaaatgacttctctaatACCACATGGTGAACCAGGACAGAGCACAAAGAGCTAACAATCAAAAATATTATTCGGAAGAGTCCCAGGGAGTCAGGAGACTTCTGGTGTTGAATGGAGAGATGTCCTGTACCAAGACAATGCCAGTCAACAACTGCTTTCCTATCGTCAAGATTCTGACAAGGCCTGCCACTTTTCCACAAACTCAAGATTGGTCCTACAGTCAAGGAGATCCAGATGCTTAGAGAACAAACTCACTTGACAGCAGGGCTCTCACAAAGGGAATTCAAAATAGGAACAATTTTGGTTTGTGGGAAAACAGAACTACACTAACAAAACGCCCGGCAACTTCAGCTGGGCACATTCTCACCATGCTAGAACAGCAGCCAGAATGTCTCATCTTTACAAACTAGGAGATAAAAGACTAGTAATGGGATTCTATTCCTGGCCCTGGGGGATTCCTCAACCACATAGAGGAATTCCAAAATGCCTAAATCCCTTTTGAGAAATACTAAACCACAGCAATTTGAGTCTTAGCCCCAAGTAaattgtgatataaaaaacagacaaaatagAGAGAAAGCAAGTGTTCACTaagttattttctaaaatatctgAGTTGTACAGTATAGAATATCTATAATAGCACTATTTCAATATCATACTTCATATACTTTTGGGGGTTAATACAGATTCTTTCAGTAAGTCTTGAATTCTCTTAAAGAATTACAAACTGGGCCTATGCTAGAGGTAATTTCCTTTAACCTACAAATAAAAGAGCATAATGAAATTAGAAGAAATTCTGTTCTAAAGGTAAGTTGTTTATCAGGTTAAGAGAGGATTTACTTCAAGGTATTATTCATGCTAAACTGACAGTCTAAACTCAATTTGCAAATGtcattaaaatgcaaattacaCTGGCAGGTTAATAATACAGAGACCCATACTACCACAGTTATTTGACATATAACGAATCAATCAGAATTTCTTCTACATCTTAAGAATCTATCTTCAATTTTAATCATTAATAACtacttctgatttcaaatcttatTCTTACCTAAATCTATGACATAAAGTTTCATAGTTTTCTAagtattgttttcctttctgtgtCATAAAAGAGccaaaacatttttatacaaaaggatttattaaaaaaCCAGTAAGACACTACTACATCATGACACGGTCACACTGGGCTTTTAACACAAGACTTGCTCTACAATACTGGGGAGGGGCATAAAACACAAATTCATTCTGAAGCATAgcaattaagaaataaaacaattaaatcaaattttgttttttaatgagaaCTCAGAATTAAAACTTCAGAGGGACCCAACGTCATACTTCCATTCAGGGACTTGATACAAAAAAATTTAGTTTGAACTGCTATTAGCAAGTGGCATGAGCCACCCTCAAATGAATCTTCAAATCGGAAAATACTGCTTCTCCACCTaaagataaaaaagggaaaaagatgtCACTCTGTGTAGACTGAAACACTACCCAACAATACACCTACCTAAAGCTCATATACCCCTTTATCCCACTATATGTAAATACTGTATATAAACATTAATCAtgtaatatgttttatatattaaaGCTGAACAGTAGAGTCCATGAGCTGTAAATCCACATGTGCACCACTGGTTTAAGATGTGATAtgcttttatttcaaaatttttaaataacagaaagcttaaatatatatgtatatatcccttTAAACCCACAAAAAGTTATCATAATTTGGTAATGGAACATTGACCCAAAAGCATCTATAATTAAACTGAATTACTTTATTGGATCAGCATATCTTTGTCCATCACAAGttataaaactaaaagaaaaagttATCTACTATAATGATATTCAAGAGATATAGGAAGTTGTCACAACAGGAATTCAGCTCAAGAACTTCTGGCAATTACTGCTACAACGTCTATAAATGGGAAAAGCAAGCATTAAAAtagattaataaaatataaaattaagactGGAAAATCCAGAGACAAGCTGTATCCTTAGAAGAACGAACAGTTAAAATTATTCAGTAAGCTGACGTATTTAACCATTACGGGGCCTgtaaaaaatgcattaaaattaCATTACGAAtagttttaaaagcaaagaaataagTGAAGGCAAAGCTTGAagtatccattttattttataatgctGATACAGGATGTTGGAAGAGACCATACCAAACGGCAGCATTCGAGAGCGTGAGCATCTCGTACCCTGTCCGCATTGAGCGGGCCTGTGAGAATCGTGAAGTCAGCGCGACACAGGGCCTGCAAGGAAGTTCCCGCTGGCGGGTACAAACAAGGTATAATGTCAGAGTTAGTAGGCAATATTTTTTCGCTGCAATTCCTTAATTTGTACCCATTAGCAGTACTTTACCTGTTAACTTTACTGACTTGTTAATAATAGGGCAAAAGGCAAAAAGCTTAAGAGCACCTGTGTTATATATCTTCAAAGTCACTACATTATATTACAGAAATACAGAAAGCACTTCTGAGTGCCGTGAAACTCTAATAAAACATTACACATTACCATAattgtatatacaatatattttaaagttactatattaaaatggaagaaaaaaacctttATAATTAGGACATACCTGTTGGGGAGAGGTTGCAAATGGAATAATTTAGTATGGTTTGTAGCTATTTTGATGACCGCCTCGCCTGGACACTTTCCCATAACCACTCTGCTGGTCTAAAACAAGAAGAAGGTTATAACTAGACCTAGGGAGAGGGGTTTGAACTGAACATGCAAGGCCCTATTCCTACAACACACACAATACCTCTGCATAAAGAGGTCTCCAGAATTAAGGCTGGTTTTTCATATTTGGGTTTCTACTACTCCATATGAACTTGGATGAACTTGTTTACTTGCATAGAATGTCAGAAATTGTCCAAAATTTTAAGAATGTTTTGAGTTTATAAGACCAGTCCAAAAGAGATCACCAAATATGTCACTTCCTTAATTCACAATGAATTCAGCAAGTCCCATTCGCTGCCTTGatttccaccaccacccctcaaGAGCCCACCCTCATTAGGCCCCACTGTTACCCAAACCACCTTTGCTGACCTTCTGATTTTAGCCAACCTATCACTGTGCAGCAGGCCTAAGTCACCTAAGAGAAGGCTATAACTCCAAGCACTGGCCTCGACTAACCAAGGAAGAAAAAGGGTGACCAATGAAAACAGCTCTCTTTGGCATCAAAAACACATTGTAGATTGCTCCTAGAAGACACCCTTTTATCATCCTTCCCTCAGCCAGCTGATGGCAGTGCCAATGCAGGGCAGTGCCTGCTCCATTACAAAGACTCCTGCACTCCATAAAAATACAGCAGTAATGTGAAAGACTCAGTGCTTCCATAACAAAATTTCCAACTTTTTCTTTGATCAAGCCCGATACCTGTCAGAAGTCTGTGTTACAAAAAATCTAAGTGAGGATACGGTTAAATTTAATTGGCAACATGTACAAATCAGTCCATCTTACAGGAACTATGCCAAGATTAGTAGGCTCAGAGACAAGTGTTTCTGATACTTAAGCTCACCACCTCTGgccaaagaaaagaacaaaaaaggattCCTCCCAGCGTACACCCACAGACACACTGTAGAGCGCGGTGTAGGCGAGGGAGAACCTAGATAGAAACTGATTGCAGTTTCAAGTTTCTAGGAATTTTAAAACCTGAAGGGATTTTCCCTTGACAAAGCTACCCTAACCTTACTCCCTATCCAAATTTGTACAAAATCAATGTCCAATAGCAGTTAATATAAAAAGTATCGTACTTACTGCTATAATCACCATATCCATAGTAGTTGTTGTAACCAGTGTAGTCATATCCTCCATAACCACCGTAACCTTGGCTGTTATATCCATAGTTGCCATAGCCTTGATTCCAATAGTTACTATATCCCTGGTTCCAGTTTTGACTGGGGCCTGCAGCACATTAATAGGTTCACTAATGTCAGAAGATCAGCAAAGATCTTTACTTCAGGATAATTCAATAGCAGTAAAGCTTAAGACAGTAAACTAAGGCACTAGCTTACCACCACCTCTTCCACGAGCTCGTCCTGCAAACCCTCCTCTGGAgccccactgctgctgctgctggtactGCTCCTTGGACATGGCTACTTTGATTTCACACTACGAGAGAGAGTCATTATTAAACTGGTTCAGGAAAGCAGCTTCAAGTGCCTTAACTATTCAAAATTGGCCCCAATGTTAAAGGGGGGATCCCAGGGCTACCTACAATGTTTTCCTCAGAATAAAAGCTTGAAGCATCTGCAACTTGTGAGCTGGTGTTCTTGGTCTGACAATACATTCAGCAAGAATGCACAGACGCACTAACCATCCATTTCCCAAGTGACCTCTTTCGTAAGATGATCCTAGAACTTTACTCTAGGTCTAGAACTTCTCATCTAAAGAGCAGTGGCTGCCTCACCTCTTCCCCTACCAAAAAGAATCACATTGGTTTGACTTTTCTCCTCCAATAATGGCCACTTACAATCTATGCTGGAACCAAGTTCACTTTAACTCCTTTCATCATGCTCATGTTTTAACTTACTTTACTAAGACCAACGTTGTgatatttcttttccattattttcttcactggcTCTTCTTCCTTAAAAGTAATAAAGCAGAATCCGCGCCTCTTATTGGTCTTGTTGTCCATGGGGAGCTCGATAGATTCCACCTGATATCAAGAAAGTAGTTTCAGTATTCCTATGTAAGTCTCAAAAATAGAAGCTAACTTAAAATATATTGTTCCTTCTGCCCTTTTGCCCAGTTTCTAATTGCTTTGAGAGTCTTGAGGGATTCTTCAGAAGTATTTATGTTCATTCTAAAAAAGGCTCCCCTCCATGTTTACTAGAGCCCTCCTAATATTTGTTCACACAAACAGGTACTAACAGAAACACCCCCTAAAAGACACTAGAGCCTTCAGGATGCAGCCAGAGCCCTCAAAAGGCTTAGGTACAAATCATGTCCtacactagctctatgaccccaagcaagtcatttaggATCCATGTGCCTCAGGCAACAAGCCAGGCCTTAAGTGAGGCAGGAGACCCTACTAAGAGAGAGCAAGTTCCCAAGACCAAGCTCCTCAATCCTTCTATATTAGCATATGGGCCAAGTCCTACTTATGCCACAAAAGCATTGAACAAAGagtcatgtgccaggcactgtgctaagaggaCAACCTACAAAAAAGGTCACGAATGGTCCTGGCTCTCAAGCTCACGATCAAAAAGGGGAGACAAGTCTTAAATATTGTGCTATCTGTTCTTAGAGCATTTGCATttagtctttcctttcttttcatggGAGAGAGTGAAGATAGAAACTGTGTGCCCTATTCAAATGTCCTCTGCTTAAAAAATGAGATGTCAAACCAGATTAaactgtaattgggaaatattttggcacaataaaaatagaacacaacacagataatgttaacatgtttttttccccaaatcagTATATGCAGGATCAGTTGCTCTTTGAGTGGACACCAGGGGGCTAAGGGACAAAGGCTAGCAGATTGCATGTTTTCTATCACATCTTTATCCCCAATATGTTGTGTTCAGTCCTCACTTTTAAGTCTGATTATTCTATTTAGTCCACATGTGACAATTCATACTAATACATTCACACATGTGAAGGAAAGACACTAACTTAATTGAAAATAGGGGTACCATATGTCACATACCTCACCAAAACCACCAAAGTACTCCCTTATTTTCTCTTCAGGTGTATCTGGAGAAAGGCCAccaacaaaaatttttttaacaggttcttttgttttcatagctTTGGCCCTTTTAGGATCAATCACTTTGCCATTCAATTTGTGTTCTTTCTGGTCCATGACCTAAAGAAATTGGAagctttgttttaaaaatgtaaatcttTTTTCTAAGTTTTCAGAAGTATTAACTAAAATagtaaaagtgaaaaaatatttaagcatGACTTAATTGAAGCACTGGCTGAATCAAGGCATGGTATATTGATTCAAGATAAAAACTGCACTAACATATGTGGTGGTGGGGTAACATGGATGAACATCCATCCATTCAATtccttgcttttgttttattgtcacttcacatttgaatttttttgaggTTGAGTCACCTCAAAGCCATCAGTTCCCCTTTAACAATGTCCTACTTTTTAGATGTCCCACGTGGAATGTAGGGTTCTCAATCCCCTGAACAGACTAAAAAATGCTGAGACTCAATTTAGGTGTCAGCAACTGCTTAGGTGTCAACGACTGTTAAGGCAAAGACGATGGGGAAGATTTAACAGAAGAGCCATCACTACTGGCTGGCAGCAATCTGTCTGTGTGTTTGCCATTTCACCTTCGTCCGTGACCAAAAGAGGAGGAATTAAGTAAAAGGCCCATCTCCCCAAATTGTAAAATGAGCACCAATATTGTCAACATGCCCTTTTCATGTccttttgtgtatatgtgtgtgtgtgcgtgtgtgtgcgcgcacgcatGCTTATCCATCCAGTGGGCACAACCAAGGTATCCAAGTATTTTTAGTGTTTTGTAAATGCCCTGAGACGAAAATCAAATAGGGGAACATCCAATATATCCTGGTCCATGTTTAATACTGTCAATTCAAACATTACTAATTGATCAGAGCATGTAACACACTACCTTATCTACACTCTCCGATTCTTTAAATAGTACAAAGCCAAAACCCCTTGATCGCCCTGTGATTGGATCTAACTTCAGAGTGCAGTCTACAACTTCACCAAATTTGGAAAAGTAGTCCTTCAGATCTTTCTTTGTAGTGTCCCAGCTAAGGCCTCCTATAAACATTTTCC includes:
- the HNRNPD gene encoding heterogeneous nuclear ribonucleoprotein D0 isoform X1; the encoded protein is MSEEHFGGDGAAAAAAPEAGGGAAAAAAEQEGAMAAAAVAAAATAAPAAPAAAPAAGAGAGAGAGAGAGSGAEGTEGPGAESEGAKIDASKNEEDEGHSNSSPRHSEAATAQREEWKMFIGGLSWDTTKKDLKDYFSKFGEVVDCTLKLDPITGRSRGFGFVLFKESESVDKVMDQKEHKLNGKVIDPKRAKAMKTKEPVKKIFVGGLSPDTPEEKIREYFGGFGEVESIELPMDNKTNKRRGFCFITFKEEEPVKKIMEKKYHNVGLSKCEIKVAMSKEQYQQQQQWGSRGGFAGRARGRGGGPSQNWNQGYSNYWNQGYGNYGYNSQGYGGYGGYDYTGYNNYYGYGDYSNQQSGYGKVSRRGGHQNSYKPY
- the HNRNPD gene encoding heterogeneous nuclear ribonucleoprotein D0 isoform X2, giving the protein MSEEHFGGDGAAAAAAPEAGGGAAAAAAEQEGAMAAAAVAAAATAAPAAPAAAPAAGAGAGAGAGAGAGSGAEGTEGPGAESEGAKIDASKNEEDEGHSNSSPRHSEAATAQREEWKMFIGGLSWDTTKKDLKDYFSKFGEVVDCTLKLDPITGRSRGFGFVLFKESESVDKVMDQKEHKLNGKVIDPKRAKAMKTKEPVKKIFVGGLSPDTPEEKIREYFGGFGEVESIELPMDNKTNKRRGFCFITFKEEEPVKKIMEKKYHNVGLSKCEIKVAMSKEQYQQQQQWGSRGGFAGRARGRGGDQQSGYGKVSRRGGHQNSYKPY